Proteins encoded together in one Pseudomonas sp. TCU-HL1 window:
- a CDS encoding isochorismatase family protein: MAGIPFIHAYPMPKPGHLPANKATWAIDPDRAVLLVHDMQRYFLKPFAAPLRDELISNVASLCQRSRSNGMPVAFSAQPGGMTTEQRGLLIDFWGPGMKVDPEDRKVVDELEPSDSDWMSPKWRYSAFFQSGLLERMRAAGRDQLVICGVYAHIGVLSTAIESFTNDIQTFLVADAVADFSEQEHQLALTYASQRCAVLCSTQETLA; this comes from the coding sequence ATGGCAGGCATTCCTTTCATCCACGCTTACCCCATGCCCAAGCCGGGTCACCTACCAGCCAACAAGGCGACTTGGGCGATTGATCCGGATCGTGCCGTCCTGCTTGTGCATGACATGCAGCGCTACTTCCTAAAACCATTCGCTGCACCGCTTCGTGATGAGCTGATCTCGAACGTCGCATCGCTGTGCCAACGAAGCCGTAGTAACGGTATGCCAGTCGCTTTTTCGGCTCAGCCAGGCGGAATGACTACCGAGCAGCGTGGACTGCTCATTGACTTCTGGGGCCCTGGCATGAAGGTGGATCCGGAAGATCGAAAAGTGGTTGATGAGCTTGAACCATCAGACAGTGATTGGATGTCTCCAAAATGGCGTTACAGTGCCTTCTTCCAGTCCGGTCTACTGGAGCGGATGCGAGCCGCAGGGCGAGACCAGTTGGTTATCTGTGGGGTCTATGCACACATCGGGGTGCTATCCACCGCTATCGAATCCTTTACCAACGACATCCAGACCTTCCTGGTTGCTGATGCAGTAGCGGACTTTTCCGAGCAGGAGCATCAGCTTGCGCTGACCTACGCCTCTCAACGTTGTGCCGTGCTTTGCTCCACCCAGGAGACGCTGGCATGA
- a CDS encoding anthranilate synthase family protein, with the protein MNDAAGYFGHDQLFATILNGSSDAYALLYRPECDSANVEVLSGTMAAVSHLENIPDCRRPDVSGGAEKELLAVVPYRQITERGFECVDDRDPLSVMAISATSRISKDALIEAIADTEIELIGGHFDREDDKYAETALQIIQDEIGTGAGANFVLKRSYVASIANFSRTKVLSLYRRLLAQSAGAYWVFLVDVGDRVFIGATPERHVSLENGIATMNPISGTYRYPPSGPSVEGVLGFLSDNKESEELFMVVDEELKMMGRVCGEGATLRGPYLKPMARLAHTEYLISGSTSLPPWRILRETLFAPTITGSPLENACRVIKKYEPEGRGYYSGLIALFGRDPAGNETMDSAILIRTADINKHGTLRLSTGATLVRDSVPQSEAAETLVKAAGMLNALGALEDQAGSSAANTDHAGVLAQIARDPRVIHALRGRNDAISAYWQSSSSQRHRPHPMLEGRKVLVLDAEDTFTAMICHQLSSFGLNVTVVSATASFEPAGFDLIVLGPGPGDPNDDTDARVISLQKAVQKLLLEGRPFLAIGLSHQILCRQLGLQVSRKQRPNQGTQKQIDLFGEAVRVGFYNTYSASCPTSTVKLSQDVQAYLSRDPLSDEVHAMHGPSFMSFQFHPESILTLHGDRILGEAAATLIS; encoded by the coding sequence ATGAACGACGCAGCTGGCTATTTTGGACACGATCAGCTATTTGCCACGATCCTGAACGGCAGTTCGGATGCCTATGCCCTGCTCTACCGCCCCGAATGCGACTCCGCAAATGTGGAGGTGCTTTCCGGAACAATGGCTGCCGTGAGTCACCTCGAAAATATTCCTGACTGCCGCCGTCCTGACGTCAGTGGAGGCGCTGAAAAAGAGCTGTTGGCCGTCGTTCCGTATCGCCAAATCACCGAGCGGGGCTTTGAGTGTGTCGACGATCGCGACCCGTTGTCAGTCATGGCCATCAGCGCGACGAGTCGAATTAGTAAAGACGCTCTGATCGAGGCGATTGCCGACACCGAGATCGAGCTCATCGGTGGCCACTTTGATCGTGAGGACGACAAGTATGCCGAGACGGCTCTGCAGATTATCCAAGACGAAATCGGTACCGGTGCCGGAGCAAATTTCGTTCTCAAACGCTCCTACGTTGCGTCCATAGCCAACTTCTCACGAACCAAAGTGCTGTCGCTGTACCGCAGGCTACTAGCGCAGAGCGCCGGCGCTTACTGGGTGTTTCTGGTCGACGTGGGTGATCGCGTGTTTATCGGAGCCACACCTGAGCGGCATGTCAGCCTGGAAAACGGCATCGCTACGATGAACCCCATTAGCGGCACCTACCGCTACCCGCCATCTGGCCCTTCGGTTGAGGGCGTGCTGGGGTTCCTCTCCGACAATAAAGAGAGCGAAGAGCTCTTCATGGTTGTCGATGAAGAGCTGAAAATGATGGGCCGTGTGTGTGGGGAAGGCGCTACGTTGCGTGGCCCCTACTTGAAGCCTATGGCACGGCTTGCCCACACCGAATATCTCATCAGCGGCTCCACTAGCCTGCCACCGTGGCGAATTCTCAGAGAAACGTTGTTCGCACCGACCATCACGGGCAGTCCTCTAGAAAATGCGTGCCGAGTCATCAAGAAGTACGAACCTGAGGGCCGGGGTTACTACAGCGGTTTGATCGCGCTTTTTGGCCGAGACCCTGCAGGTAACGAGACCATGGACTCGGCCATCCTTATCCGAACCGCCGATATCAACAAGCACGGCACCCTGCGCCTCTCCACTGGCGCGACGCTTGTGCGGGACTCGGTACCTCAATCGGAAGCCGCTGAAACCTTGGTAAAGGCCGCCGGCATGCTCAATGCACTAGGTGCGCTCGAAGACCAGGCAGGCTCATCTGCCGCAAACACCGACCATGCCGGAGTACTAGCGCAAATCGCCCGGGATCCAAGGGTGATCCATGCCTTGCGAGGCCGCAACGATGCGATCTCCGCGTATTGGCAGAGTTCCTCATCGCAGCGCCATCGTCCCCATCCCATGTTGGAAGGCCGTAAGGTACTCGTGCTGGATGCCGAAGATACCTTCACCGCCATGATCTGCCACCAGTTGAGCTCATTCGGGCTGAACGTCACCGTTGTGAGCGCAACGGCAAGCTTTGAACCGGCAGGGTTTGATCTGATTGTCCTGGGCCCAGGCCCTGGTGATCCCAATGACGACACTGATGCGCGAGTCATTAGTCTTCAGAAGGCTGTACAGAAACTGCTACTCGAAGGCAGACCATTTCTAGCGATCGGCCTCAGTCATCAAATCTTGTGCCGACAGCTGGGGCTACAGGTATCACGAAAACAGCGCCCAAATCAGGGAACTCAAAAGCAGATCGATTTGTTCGGCGAGGCTGTCCGTGTGGGTTTCTACAACACCTATTCGGCTTCTTGCCCAACCTCCACGGTAAAGCTCTCGCAAGACGTTCAGGCCTACCTGAGCCGAGACCCACTTAGCGATGAAGTCCATGCCATGCACGGGCCTTCGTTCATGTCATTTCAGTTCCACCCAGAATCAATCCTGACGCTACACGGCGACAGGATCCTGGGTGAGGCTGCTGCAACGCTGATTTCGTAA
- a CDS encoding MFS transporter — MQEATLAQPASRQAWLGLFTVLGLVALVAMDGSVLYLAMPHITSAITPTADQALWILDIYGFVVGSLLVAFGNIGDRFGRLRLVMVGACVFGAASVGAAFSESPTSLIAFRALTGLGGATLLPSGLAIVSNLFPDPKQRAQAIGIFAATFAAGFAVGPLIGGMLLQHYTWGSVFLINVPVVVLFLLLAPQLLKEVHAPTEGKIDLLSLLLSFVGILLFTYSLKTGAVLGVSTEQLAIGAAGLLGLIWFTLRQRNLEHPLLDVRLFKDRIFTIAILTGLLSLVVWSSAGYLAGVYMQSVLGFDVFSTALLTIPGALVLTATCVWTSHIVDRVGRKWALVTTHLLIAAGMGLLLLTTATHGAAFFVASTIVAGVGYGLSFSLVAEIAVSAVPPERAGAAASIAETSNEIGNALGISVLGSVAALWFRLYGPGVAGTLNETLDQTLISPETIQHANDAFLAGMHTALGIAGLLTFIVAVLAIVWLPRKMPE, encoded by the coding sequence ATGCAAGAAGCAACTCTCGCCCAGCCTGCAAGCAGGCAGGCATGGCTCGGTCTGTTCACGGTGCTTGGACTGGTGGCACTCGTGGCCATGGATGGATCAGTGCTCTATCTGGCCATGCCACACATTACCTCCGCCATCACCCCAACCGCAGACCAGGCCCTCTGGATCTTGGATATCTACGGATTTGTCGTTGGGTCGTTGCTGGTAGCATTCGGCAACATAGGTGATCGCTTCGGACGCCTGCGCTTGGTGATGGTTGGGGCCTGCGTATTTGGCGCTGCCTCCGTGGGGGCAGCGTTCTCGGAATCACCAACCAGCCTTATTGCGTTTCGGGCACTCACGGGGTTGGGCGGGGCCACTCTTCTTCCATCGGGGTTGGCCATCGTCTCCAACCTCTTTCCCGACCCGAAACAACGCGCCCAGGCAATCGGCATCTTCGCAGCGACCTTCGCAGCAGGCTTTGCGGTCGGGCCGCTGATTGGCGGGATGCTACTGCAGCACTACACCTGGGGTTCGGTATTCCTGATTAACGTGCCAGTCGTTGTGCTGTTCCTACTGCTTGCTCCGCAATTGCTCAAAGAGGTGCATGCACCCACTGAGGGCAAGATTGACTTGCTCAGCTTGCTACTTTCCTTTGTCGGCATCCTCTTGTTCACCTATTCGCTTAAGACAGGCGCGGTTCTAGGCGTATCGACAGAGCAACTGGCAATCGGCGCGGCTGGTCTTCTCGGACTGATCTGGTTCACGCTGCGTCAGCGCAACCTGGAACACCCGCTCCTAGACGTGCGACTGTTCAAAGACCGGATCTTCACGATCGCCATTTTGACGGGGCTGCTTTCACTGGTCGTCTGGTCGTCCGCTGGCTACCTGGCCGGTGTGTACATGCAGTCGGTGCTGGGCTTCGATGTTTTCAGCACAGCGCTTCTGACCATACCGGGTGCGCTGGTTCTAACAGCCACCTGCGTCTGGACAAGCCATATCGTTGACCGGGTTGGTCGCAAGTGGGCACTCGTCACCACCCACCTGCTGATCGCCGCTGGCATGGGACTGCTCCTGTTAACGACCGCTACTCACGGCGCCGCATTCTTCGTTGCTTCGACCATTGTCGCAGGCGTTGGCTACGGCCTCTCTTTCAGCCTCGTCGCTGAGATCGCAGTATCGGCTGTGCCGCCAGAACGCGCCGGCGCGGCTGCCTCTATCGCAGAAACCAGTAACGAGATCGGTAATGCCCTGGGGATCTCTGTGCTGGGCTCGGTGGCGGCACTCTGGTTCCGCCTGTACGGCCCAGGTGTAGCAGGCACCCTGAATGAGACGCTTGATCAGACCTTGATCAGCCCCGAGACGATCCAACACGCGAATGATGCCTTCCTGGCCGGTATGCATACCGCCCTAGGAATTGCAGGTCTGTTGACCTTCATTGTCGCGGTACTCGCCATCGTGTGGCTTCCCCGGAAAATGCCCGAGTAA
- a CDS encoding SDR family oxidoreductase, whose translation MAWASCSSAPIGPELRDFTERLLGIPLHNVYGSTEAGAIWIDNELLRPPVEDYKLIDVPELGYYLTDRPYPRGELLLKTSSIIPGYYKRPELTEDLFDAAGYYRTGDIVAEHGENKLHFVDRRKNVVKLSQGEFVTLARLETLFSGIPDLDSIFVHANSEWSFPLAVLAPNARLVARFDGSEVMIRAHLIEAIRKTAREAGLRSFEIPRDFVCATEKFTQENGMLSDHGKPLWPRLRQRYERQLDALHEQIKSREASQFLDIHRLAKERPAIEVVRQAVQTVLGVPPEAISPDMHFRDLGGDSLSAVSLSSVLSDTFAIAVPVDVIISPAYDLQHISNHIEKKLSLGAIRPTAQQVHGPNATVYRASDLSLDKFLSPELLMQQSSPSQFGAGPKTVLLTGATGFLGRFLALDILERINREGGKLICIARARDSKVAQDRLMRVFGDSGNTLSKRFMALEKNLEVIAGDIGEERLGLNPVTWEQLAEEVDDIIHAGALVNHLLPYANLFDANVNGTAELISLALTHHQKPISFMSSIAGLDPNGRASHPTTG comes from the coding sequence GTGGCTTGGGCCAGCTGCAGCTCAGCTCCAATTGGGCCTGAGCTCAGAGACTTCACCGAGCGACTGCTCGGGATCCCGCTTCACAACGTATACGGGTCAACCGAGGCCGGCGCGATCTGGATCGACAACGAGCTGCTGCGCCCACCTGTTGAAGACTACAAACTCATCGACGTGCCCGAGTTGGGCTACTACCTCACCGACCGTCCCTATCCGCGCGGAGAGCTGTTACTCAAGACATCGTCGATCATTCCGGGCTACTACAAGCGCCCGGAGCTCACCGAGGATCTGTTCGATGCGGCAGGCTATTACCGCACCGGTGACATCGTTGCCGAGCATGGCGAAAACAAGCTGCACTTCGTGGATCGCCGAAAAAATGTCGTGAAGCTGTCTCAAGGAGAGTTCGTAACCTTGGCCAGGCTTGAAACGCTCTTCTCCGGCATCCCCGACCTGGACAGCATTTTCGTTCACGCCAACAGTGAGTGGTCATTCCCCTTGGCAGTCCTCGCCCCCAACGCACGGCTCGTTGCACGCTTCGATGGCAGTGAAGTCATGATTCGCGCACACCTGATCGAGGCTATTCGCAAGACCGCAAGGGAGGCGGGCCTGCGAAGCTTCGAAATTCCGAGAGACTTCGTTTGCGCGACTGAGAAATTCACCCAGGAGAACGGAATGCTTTCCGACCACGGAAAGCCTTTGTGGCCACGGCTACGTCAGCGCTATGAACGGCAACTGGATGCCCTCCACGAACAAATTAAATCCCGTGAGGCGAGTCAGTTCCTGGACATTCATCGCCTAGCCAAAGAGCGTCCGGCGATCGAGGTCGTCAGGCAGGCGGTGCAGACAGTATTGGGTGTCCCCCCTGAGGCTATCAGTCCTGACATGCATTTCCGCGACCTTGGAGGAGATTCACTTTCGGCGGTTTCGCTCTCCTCGGTGCTCTCTGACACGTTCGCTATCGCAGTGCCGGTGGATGTCATCATCAGCCCCGCCTACGATTTGCAACATATCTCCAACCACATCGAGAAAAAGCTCAGTCTGGGTGCGATTCGGCCAACGGCCCAGCAAGTGCATGGCCCGAATGCCACGGTGTATCGCGCCTCAGACCTCTCGCTAGACAAGTTCCTATCCCCGGAGCTGTTGATGCAACAGAGCTCGCCGAGCCAGTTCGGGGCTGGGCCCAAGACGGTGCTGCTCACCGGCGCCACCGGTTTCTTAGGGCGCTTTCTTGCACTCGATATCCTCGAACGCATCAATCGAGAGGGGGGCAAGCTGATCTGCATTGCCCGTGCCCGAGATTCGAAGGTCGCGCAGGATCGACTGATGAGGGTGTTCGGCGACTCCGGCAATACGTTGAGCAAACGATTCATGGCGCTTGAGAAAAACCTTGAGGTTATCGCCGGCGACATCGGAGAGGAGCGCCTCGGCCTAAATCCTGTAACATGGGAGCAACTCGCCGAAGAAGTGGATGACATCATCCATGCAGGCGCTCTGGTTAATCATCTCCTACCCTACGCAAACCTATTTGACGCCAACGTCAACGGCACAGCTGAGTTGATCAGCCTGGCGTTAACCCACCACCAAAAACCGATCAGCTTCATGTCCAGCATCGCTGGTCTCGACCCTAATGGGCGAGCTTCCCACCCAACTACTGGATGA